Sequence from the Colletotrichum higginsianum IMI 349063 chromosome 6, whole genome shotgun sequence genome:
CTATCCTGGTAGGAAGGCCGAATCCTACAGCCCCAGTGTGTTGGTATGTGTGTTGGGTATGTTTTCGCTCTCGATGCGATTAGGCAAAATGGAGGTGGGGGAGAGAGAACAACACTCTACAACTTCTCCTTGAGAATATTCTTCATGCGGCGCTCGACGGCGTTGAGGTACTCGTTGGTGGTGACGTAGTCCTCGCGGGCGGACTTGCCGCAGGCGAGGGCAAGGTCCTTGGTCatgatgccgtcgacgtcgacggtgtCGATGCAGGCCTTCTCGAGGGACTCGGCGAAAGCGACGACCTCGGGAGTGTTGTCAAGCTTGCCGCGCTGGATAAGACCGCGGGTCCAGGCGAAGATGGAGGCGATGGGGTTGGTCGACGTCTCCTTGCCCTTCTGGTGCTCGCGGAAGTGGCGCGTGACGGTGCCGTGGGCGGCCTCGGACTCGAAGGTCTTGCCATCGGGGGTGATGAGAACCGAGGTCATGAGGCCGAGGGAGCCGAAGCCCTGGGCGACAATGTCGGACtggacgtcgccgtcgtagTCTGGCGCGTCGTGTAAGTCGTGACTTCTCGAGCAATGAAATGCAGGGAAAGGAGGGGGTGTGACTCACTCTTGAGAGCCATGATGTAGCCACCAGAGCTCTTGATCATCTGCGCAACCATGTCGTCAATGAGGCGGTGCTCGTACCAgatgccggcggcctcgaactcggccttgTACTGGGCCTCGTAGAGGTCCTGGAAGATGTCCTTGAAGCGGCCATCGTACTTCTTGAGGATGGTGTTCTTGGTGCTCATGTACAGGGGCAGCTTCTTGGTAAGGGCCAGCTTGAAGGAGGCATGGGCGAAGCCGGTGATGGACTCGTCCGTGTTGTACTGGGTCTgagcgacgccgccgccctccttgaACTTGTAGACCTCGATCTCCTGGGGCTCGCCACCCTCAGGGGTGTAGACCATCTTGAGGGTGCCGGGACCGGGGAGAACGGCATCCTTGGCGCGGTACTGGTCGCCGAAGGCGTGGcggccgatgatgatgggcttCTTCCAGCCGGGCACCAGGCGCGGAATACGGGGGATGACGATGGGCTCGCGGAAgacggtgccgccgaggTGGTTGCGAATGGTACCGTTGGGCGAGAGCCACACTATCGTGAAGGGAAGGAAAAGCCATTGAGTCAGTCTAGTTCTTGTTGTCTTTTGGGAGGAGGGCCGGTTGCAGCTCTAAGGGGGAAAGAGGCTGGGATCTAATGACAGCAACAATGCAAAGCTCACGGAGGAAGCTTGATGCAGGGTTCGGTGCCCGCTTCCCGAAGTGCGGGGTGAGATGAGACAGGATTGTTCAAAGCCgtgaaaagaaaaggggggatTACAGGTATTGTACCACGCGACAGAACCCCTAAGCGGATGGTGAGAAAAGTAGTGAAAACTTACTCTGCTTGAGCTTGAACTCCTCAACACGGGCCTCATCGGGGGTGATGGTAGCGCACTTGACACCGACCGAGTActtcttgatggcctcggcggcgtcgagggtaACCTTGTCGTTGGTCTCGTCGCGGTAGGGCAGGCCAAGGTCGTAGTACTTGAGGTCGATGTCGAGGTAGGGGTGGATGAACTTGTCCTTGATGGTCTGCCAGATGATGCGGGtcatctcgtcgccgtcgagctcgacgacggggtTCTTGACCTTGATCTTCTGGACGGCGGAGGCCATGGTGCGGGCAGCGATGAAGGAcgcgggggcggcggagaagcTGGACTGGGGGACGACGAAGGACGGCCGGAGAGCGAAAGTCGCGGGACGGCGGAGGAAACGAGCAGCGTTCATGATGACGGGGTTTTCCTAGTAGCGGAGGTCGCGCGCGAATATGAAGGGTCTTTTCGGCTTTTCGGTCGGTCGGTTGCGGGCGGGGGAGACAACAGTCTGGGCCGCGGCTACTTGGACCGGGTAgtggcggcggaggcagcggcggcagtaGTAGAGATGCAACGAAGATGACTGGCTTTCGGAACTTGTGTTGGCTGGCTGCAGATGTTTGTGTCAAGAGTGCAGGAGAACAACGTACGTGGGGGCGCTTCTAAAGAGCCAAGCTACGACAAGGTGCTGACGATCGCGAAACTAATTACTAGAGAGTGTTCGGTcggcggagggaggggaggaggaagatgaggggAAGTTTGCAAAAGCTAAATGGCAAACCGCTTGGGAGAGGAAAGAGGTGGAAGACGGCTGGTTGCAATTGAAACCTGTCCAAGGCAAGAGAAAATAAGAGTCAAACAAGAGTCAAGCAGCAGTACAGCAACAGCAAGCGGAAGGACAGCCGAGCCGAGATCGTCACAGGTGTGCACTTTACTTCCGGGGACCGGTGTGGGCGGGGTGGGCGAAGCTACCAGAGATACTAAGGTAGAGGTACCGTAGCAGCTTTGTTCCTGCGGGTATCCTCAGTGGCATCTGCCACCCTTTGCTGGCCCAAGAGGTTGCGAGGTGTAAGTAGAACGACTAacgggatggatggatagtATCAGCCCTGGCTAGGTTAGGGGGgtctccccttcccaccTCGGACCTCTACTCGGCCTCTGCTTTATTGTGTTCTTGGCTTTTGGGTCTGATGAGTCCTTTTTGATCCTATATCGGCTTGTAGCTTGGTTCGGGCGCCGAGCTAGAGTACCAATTTTGcgacatccccccccctctcggaTATTATTTTGGTTGAAGCATCTGGGAAGAAAGTCGTCCTTGGGCCGCTGGATGCATAAACCAGGACCAACACGCAAATCTTCTGCAGCAAAAGTCTTATTCTGCATGATTTAGCACTTCATGTCTCAGAAGAGGCGCATGTGACCGAAACTTGGCCCATTCTACTGTTTGCGGACCAATGCTAATCCGACATTGCAAGTATAACCGAATGGCAATAACGAGGTTGATTGGAAGGGCTAATGACACCTGTGTACTCTGTGGGTTTGTGCTCTCTCAGTCACTTTCTCTGACTTGCGCCCTGCTCTTTGTATCTCTTCCCCACAAGTAGACAGGGCTTCATGCGGGGAAGAAATAACAGGCGAAACAGCATCTGATGTAGTAATTGTTCTCTGACCTCGAACGGACGAGAGTGTCACGCTCAGTGGTGGTAATTTCGTCTATTATTGCCCGATGCTTCTCTATCAATGTGGCCCATGCCATGAACGACATCAGATCTGATTGGTTCAAAATAATAATAATCGAGAGATCGAAGTCAGAACACAGCCCATCGCGTGCCTCGCGGTGATAGATTGAGTTAAGAGAGCAAACACCTTGTCTCTGTCGACGATACACGGAGGGTCGCTCTCCGCTCACGCCGAAGAGCCAAAGAGGAGACCGAAAGTCTCAGTCACGACTTCAGCGTCGTATCCCAGAGCATGTCAGTGATGGATGTACTTGTCGACACAATCCTGGAGCTCGCCCAAACAACCCCTGCGATAGCTTCAAATTTTTGACAAGCCTTGACGCAGAAAGCTCCACCATGGCTCTCTTTTCCCGCACAGCGGAGCTGGGCCGCTCCGATCTCGGGGGCATAAGATCCGCACAGCCGACGTCCCGCGATAAGATCGCAACGACCACCGAGCCCGCCGAGCTCGGGCCACCGAAGCCAGTGTCCATTATTATATAATCTCATCGGACAGCCGCTTACTTAACAGCTGGGATATCACGTGTGGCCGTCGAACGTCTCTCCTAAAACAGCACAGCGTAATCTGGAGCTGCACCGGGCATCCTCGCAGTCCGCGGGGCCTCGTGCATGGGACGCGTCCGGCCGACAGGACGTCAGTCCAGGCACGTAACACTCCCACCACACCTAAACTCAGCCCGACCAAGACCTGCAATGCAACATCTGCCCTCTGGCAACATGTAACCAAGCTGCCTGCCAGGTATCGATCGGTATACCCTTTCCACAGTCTCTCCTCTCGCGATACCCCCTACCCCATCCGGACTCCCGGGCGCCTACGTACACTGCCTCTTAGATGTGATCGCCTCGCAGCATGTATCCTTCTCCTTCGAGAGAGATGCAAAAGCAATGGAGAAGACACCTGTCGGGCGTGGCTTACCTTGACGGCGCGGTCGGGGACATCTGATAGAGGTCTTGGAACACGGCGGCCGACGAGAGAGCCCGGACGCCAGGCATGCCAAACCacaacgccgccaacccgAACGGCAATGCCAATGTCTTACTTCTCACCTCGCCTACCTAGGACAGCTCAGCCCTATCCATCTTGATGCCCCTCCCCATCCGTCAACCACTCCCCCTCACATCCTTACCTTTTTCGGCTGTGTACAGTCACAAGAATCGGTTGCGGTCGACCGGATAGTCGGTcaggccaaggtcaaggcaaggccgccccctccctttGAACAACTTTCCgtccgccggcgtcatcccGCTTCCGTGGGGATCTTCGCTAGGGGCGCCATCTCACTAGAACAAATCACATACGCCGAGATAACAGACAACACAAAGTCGCAGCAGGATTCTTTGGTAGCCTCGACAGCGATGATGACAACAATGATGCtcctgtcgtcgtcgtcgtcattgcCACTTGCGTCCCGTGACAAGTCGCCCACCAAGACGATCCCGGCATCGACAACAAAATAGCAACGACCTCACATCGGGTAGTTACCACCGACCTTAACCTGACCGCCTGCATACAACAGCAATCCAGTACGCTTTCCATACCCCCCGATCCGCACCCTTATCCGTCAATACCATGCCATATGCCCCATGCCCACGCTGCGCCGCGATGACGCTAAACCCCGACTCACAGTCCAAACCCGTTTCGACCATCATAAAAACCAGGGTTTCATTTTAACCTACTGCATCATGGCTGTGTCCTTCAGGTAGGGCACGCCGGCTGGTCTCAGTGCCATGCAAGCGCAAGCAAGTGTCTATACTCTGTAGTTGTGGTGCTGCTATATATGCGAATGGTTCCACACACCGGCAAATAGGAACATCCATCGCCGCCCGGTCTTCCCACGCCTCCAATAAGCATAAACGCCGTACCcatgcccccctccccccgccaaGGTTCTTTATTTCTACGCCGTACACGTACACCGCTGCGCAGCCTCTCTTTCTTGCTCTAGCTCTCGGATAACTCATATCCTCTGCACCCGAACGAGATCAAGAATCTCAACACCCGGGTCGGTTAATCAGTCACGCCGACTGTAGGCTTACGATGCTGCACTAGCAGCCCTGGCGGTTGAAtcataccccccccccccccccccccccccccttcggagtcgtcgccgagcccaATGTCTCAAAAGTATTTCACAAACAACTACGTAAGAAACGCATGACCAGGTAGTCGATATACGTCCGTGGAGAAGCAAGTCTTGTCATTGTTCCAGGACGTATTTTGAAAAAGCCTAGAGGGAATTAGCTGTCCCGAGATCATCCATCACCCTGGGGGCCGGAAAGCCTAGAGGTGGAGGAGACGATCAGTGAATCATGTCAAGTAGTGTACCGCGCTCCCAGTTCTCTCCATGTGCCACCATCAGCGTATGTACGGTAATCTGTCGATTCTAagccaccaccacccgtCTCCCCGCACCCTGCAGGGCAGGCTAAGGCTGTCACACCCTCCTCCCTGCTTTCACCCCCCCTAGTCACCAGTAGCTCGTGCAGTAACCTGCTCTCGGAGTACGAGTTCTGGGTAGTTGTACACAAATATGCTCTGGCCGTTCCGTGCCATCGTCCCACCTCTCCTCTGACCTCGTCCGAGATGCTCGCCTCGGTACGGCATCATAAGTGTGAGGTGGGTTTTCCCCGTATAATACCGCCGTCAGCACGAAAGGCGCCCCTTCAGGCTCGCCTCCGTTGCGCCACTCCTTCAAGCGCGAGACATTTGACGCGTGCGTGGCGGGCTGGTCTCGTATGGTTGGCATCCTCTCCCGCTCCCGTCAGCCGTGTACGATGCGATGTAACGCGATATGATGTGACGCGGGTGTATTTCCGAACAGGGTATCTTTAtgtgcttcttcttcctcttcgtcgtcttaCTCTGACGCTGTCTCTCCGTCCGCCTCTCTTCCAATTCTGTCGTCTCCATTAGATTACCGTTCCTCTCTCCTGACCGAATTGTGTATCATCGTTTGATGTCATAGCAATCATCCTCATTAAACAAaacaaagaaagaaaaagaaaagaaaggggaAGCAAGAGATGTTCCTCCCTTCCTGAAAAAGGTAAGCCGTCGCCGCGTCCCGTATGCATGTCCACTCCGTTGTCCGATGGAGCCCAGTCGGGACCCTGGAATGCCATGCCTTGAGTGCGAGAAGACCGAGAGCCGACCCACATCAGCCCGGGAGGGGAAACGGCCTGGCTTTCCTCTCCCCGTCATGTTGAAAATGCCTTGCGCCACACCTGCAAGGTGTCCCAATCGTTGTCCGTCGTATCAAGTCATTCCTCTggtctcttcctctctcccctcttcccaCACCCCAGTCCCAAACAAATCGAATCAAAACAAGAcagggaaaaaaaaagagacaCAGCCCCGCCGCCATGCAGAAAAGAAATACCACAAcaagcacacacacacacacccgaCGACACCAAGACCACTAGGCCCAACCACCTTGCCGTCACCCTTGCCATGTGttctcaacccccccccccccccccctctgcaCCTTCCAAAGGCAAGCAGCCAGCCGGGAGGCTTTGTGAAGGGGGGAACGACCTCATCAGACGTGGTGTAGCCAAAGCCACATACACTAGCCCGCATGGAACCCTTCTCGAAGCCTTCCTACTCGGGCAAGGCTCGGTGTCGAACGACACCTCTTCCGCGGTCCCTCGCAACCCTCCCGTCCCACATGACTGCCTGGGATGATACTGCACACGCCCAGTCGCAACTAGGCGAAAAAGGTAACTTCTCATGGCCTTTTTGGTTCCGTCCACGAACTGGCCTCGCTGCAACTGCGCCGGCCACCCAGTTCCGAAAGAGAACGAGGGCTGCAGCAGGGCCGAGTCATTTCCGACGCCATTGGCCCTGTGGTTGCCAACGTCATGAGCTTGTGTTGGCTCAGCCGCACTCTTTGCAAGTGGACCGAACCAAACAAGACGGCGGGGTCCGTTGTCAGGTTGTCGTGTCCTGTCGGTGTCGGGCAACGGTCCCGGCTCCTGTGCTCCGTCCTGGCTTGCGTTTCGCCGCGAACGTCGACCGCCGTCCCATCCATGTGGGGAAACAGCCGCCGTCCAAGCCCTTGCAGGTAAATGCTGTAGGTATGTATCTGTATAggggtgggtgtgggtgtgggtaagggtgtgtgtgttctTCACCTCTAGGCATcagcttttttttttggcccTCCCGCCCAATGGAAatcctcctcgaccgcggGGCAGTGCTCTCGACGACCCTCAATGCCAACCTCTCGCACGCTTGCGCTTGTCTTCGCACGGGTTTTTGCATTTTGGGCAGACGTGGTCAGGGTACGAGTTGACGTCGACTCGGATCAAGCATTTCGagcaccgccaccaccgcgaCGAGAGGTTGCGTCCTTGGAGCCAGCTGTCGTCCACGTGCGTGCCCCGCTTGAAGATGTCTTCGTTGTGGTAGTCTCGCAGGTGGTCCCGGAAATGGTCCCGTCGTCCAAACGGCTCATTCTTCCGCGAACACTTGGGGTAGTCGCACTTGTGAGCTTCCTTCTTGGACGGGTCTTGGTGAACTTGTCTGTAGTGCCTTTCGAGGTCCGCTTTGCGTTTGAACGGGTTGGCTGTGCACCCCGCCTCCAGACAGGGAAACTTGTAGTCGACCACCTCTTGTTGCTCCTGGCCCCTGTGCACAGCTTTGTTAGCACATCCTCGCCCGCGATAGTGCAAGAggcctccgccgccaactCACCCTTGGTGGGGTATCACTGTTGGATACTGCCCTGCCGGAACGTATCGTGGTTTCATCTGCCAGTAGCCTCCGTCTTCCGTAGGGACATAGTCGTACTGGGACCAGTTGATATCTCCATAGTATGGCTCTGAGGTTTGTGgtgctgacgacgacgcaaCGCTCGTATAATCGTCGCCGTAGTATCCCGAATAGCTGTCCCCGTAGCTCTCATCGTAGCTGTCTCCATAATTGCCAGGCGGGGATTGACTCATGTTGTGCGGATACGAGAATGACATCCCAGGCGAGGAGCCGTACGAAGATGGCGTGAGAGGGCCTCTGGAGCTGACGTCGGACAGCTGACGCGCGAGTTCCGGGGCCTCTAAAAAAGTGGGAGATTCGAGGTAGTCTCCGGACGATACTGGAGACGTTGCGTTAACATAATAGTTTGCGCCGCGGTAGTATTGGCTGTCCATTGTCTCTGACGAAACAAGGCACACTGTCGTGCTGTCTAAACCGTGTGTATCCCGGCTTCTGGATAGCAGTTCAGTAAGGGAAGGGTGGCCTTGCGAGGATGGGGGGTATGAAAGACGGGTTGACCGAGGAGGGTAAGCAGTAGCAGAGACTACCAGGAACCAAGCATAGCATAACAACTTACACAAACAAGGTGCCGCTATTTGGTGCCGTGGGGGCTTGGGTTTGGACAGACGAGATCGTGTCTATCACAGGCAGCTTCTCACAGAAGCTTAAATACAGTtgggtggggggaggggcaggtGTGTGGTAATACGATGTCTTGTTGTATGCCAAGGTTCGTAAAGGAGTGGAAGCCGGTTCGCTTGAAGTCGAAAGGCGGGCTCTGAATTGTGGGATAGGACACCAGAAGATGGAACTGGCAGAAGGGTGAAGTGATTACCAAACTCAAGAGTCCACGGATTGGAGTGGGAAGTGGGTGGTCTAAGTATTAGCGGGACGAGGCAAAGCCAAGTTCACCGCCTTGGAGGAATAAAGTCGGCACAAATACGTCAAGCGGCACAGATACACGAGGTGCTGGTGGAATGGGTCATGGTTGCCCACCAGCACATGGCTTCGTCTCCGTAGGATGGTCTTGGCTATGGGGAGCCTCAAAAGGGCGGGTATGCTATCAGGAGTTTCAAGGCTACTTcacctcccccctccccccttggTCATTGACGCGGAGGGTGAAGATAGGATAGAGTTGTCTGTGCCCAGGCGGCGCGAAGCGAGGACCAACTGCGAGTGCTGGGGTTTCTCCGCCAAGTTGGAGGACTGAATAGAAGGCCTCGGTGAGTGACATGTTCTAGAAAGGGGCTTAGAAGCCGCCAGCCACCAAAGGAATGAATTCATGTGGAAAACTACGCATCACTAGTGACTGGAACGACAACGGAGGTACAAGAATCGAACCAGGTCAGCCCAAGGCCCGCCAGATACTCCCGTGACGATGCGCCAACCTATCACTCGACAGGGCTGGCGGGGATTAAGTGTGCGGTGCATACTTATGGGGGGAGGAGGTTCCTCAACGGCCGTGGGCTTCGAGAATCAAGGATGGTGTTCCGGCTGGGCAGTCAGCACTGGGTGACCTTGGGCGGGCCATTTTGGCGAAGGTACTCGGGCTGTCCAAGACAATGTCTAACAGACCCAAAAGATAAACTGGGGCAGGGAAGGGCGATTGCGAGAAGGGTTCTCTGTATAGCCCGTGTATGTACACCACAGCATCGGCAGGGTCAAGGTCGTGGTCAGTCAACCCAGAGTTGGGGACGCGAGGTACCGTATCCGGTATGTACTATGTAAGGCCCAGTCAGTGCCAGGCAAGGGGTTCGGAAGATGGCCAGTAAGCAGTGAAAGGAGACAGGGGGCGAGATATGTCATAGCACAGCGAGAGATTATCGCTCATTGGCATGCCTGGGGCAGTAGTAGGGCTCGGGGCGGACTTGGCAGGAATTGCGATGCGGCTGTCGAGATAGACTGAAGATCAAAATCGCGGAGGAGAGAGGCTTGACTGGAAGGGCATCTCGTTGCCTGGCCCCGCACTGCCACTCTAGTGGGCGCGTGCACGCTTGCAGTCCCAGTCCTTGTTCCTGTGCAGGGTCCAAATGCTGGAGTGGAATCAGCCAAGAAACAATGGTACCGCAAATCATGAAGACCTCACTGGTCCAATCGTACGTAGTGAGACCATAATGCCTTACGGAATACTGCAGAGGGGGTAACGCTGCGggcccccctctcctcagcgtttccaccccccccccccccccaggaAGCTTGGGTACCGTCGTACCTCGGTTTGAGAGACAGAAGACGGGACGCTGAATTAATTGCTGTGCTGGGCTGGCCTGCACAGTGAGGTTGCAGTGTAACCCTTTGACTGTCAGCTAAGGAGGCTCCATCGGGGGCCAATCCGCTGGATCCGCCGCAAAGGTGCATGTTGCCCACCGTAATAGCCTGAGAGCTGGGTTGATCGAGCGAGAGCCAACAGGTCGCGGGTCAAATGTGACGAGGGTTCCGCTATCGTTTTTCCTCGGACGAATTGGCTGTCCGCGCCCATGTGGATTGAAGTGGCACAGGCGGTGACGGCAACGGTAACGCTAACCGTCAATTACCaggaaaggagagagagtgtgagtgagagagtatgtgtgtgtgtgtgtgtgtgtgtgtgtgtgtgtgaaatGTGGAAAAGGTTGTCTTGATTCTCGTCTCGCGTCCATGGATAGCACCGCAGGTCAGGTGCCTGTGAGAATGCTGGATGAGCGCCTTGCTCCATGGCGGCTGCATGCTTGATCTCCGGGCTGACAG
This genomic interval carries:
- a CDS encoding Isocitrate dehydrogenase [NADP] → MNAARFLRRPATFALRPSFVVPQSSFSAAPASFIAARTMASAVQKIKVKNPVVELDGDEMTRIIWQTIKDKFIHPYLDIDLKYYDLGLPYRDETNDKVTLDAAEAIKKYSVGVKCATITPDEARVEEFKLKQMWLSPNGTIRNHLGGTVFREPIVIPRIPRLVPGWKKPIIIGRHAFGDQYRAKDAVLPGPGTLKMVYTPEGGEPQEIEVYKFKEGGGVAQTQYNTDESITGFAHASFKLALTKKLPLYMSTKNTILKKYDGRFKDIFQDLYEAQYKAEFEAAGIWYEHRLIDDMVAQMIKSSGGYIMALKNYDGDVQSDIVAQGFGSLGLMTSVLITPDGKTFESEAAHGTVTRHFREHQKGKETSTNPIASIFAWTRGLIQRGKLDNTPEVVAFAESLEKACIDTVDVDGIMTKDLALACGKSAREDYVTTNEYLNAVERRMKNILKEKL
- a CDS encoding C2H2 finger domain-containing protein, whose protein sequence is MDSQYYRGANYYVNATSPVSSGDYLESPTFLEAPELARQLSDVSSRGPLTPSSYGSSPGMSFSYPHNMSQSPPGNYGDSYDESYGDSYSGYYGDDYTSVASSSAPQTSEPYYGDINWSQYDYVPTEDGGYWQMKPRYVPAGQYPTVIPHQGGQEQQEVVDYKFPCLEAGCTANPFKRKADLERHYRQVHQDPSKKEAHKCDYPKCSRKNEPFGRRDHFRDHLRDYHNEDIFKRGTHVDDSWLQGRNLSSRWWRCSKCLIRVDVNSYPDHVCPKCKNPCEDKRKRARGWH